A window of Microbispora hainanensis genomic DNA:
GCTTGCCCTCGGTGCCGACCTCGCGGGCGACGCGGGTGACCTCGTCCGCGAACGCCGAGAGCTGGTCGACCATCGTGTTGAGGGTCTCCTTGAGTTCGAGGATCTCGCCCTGGGCGTCTACGGTGATCTTCTTGGTCAGGTTGCCCTGCGCGACGGCGGTGGAGACGACGGCGATCTGGCGCACCTGGGAGGTCAGGTTGTTGGCCATGAAGTTGACGTTGTCGGTGAGGTCCTTCCAGACCCCCGACACACCGCGCACCTGTGCCTGGCCGCCCAGCTTGCCCTCGGTGCCGACCTCGCGGGCGACGCGGGTGACCTCCTCGGCGAACGCCGAGAGCTGGTCGACCATCGTGTTGACGGTGTGCTTCAGCTCCAGCATCTCGCCGACGGCGTCGACGGTGACCTTGCGGCTCAGGTCGCCTCGCGCGACTCCGGTCGTCACCTCGGCGATGTCGCGGACCTGCGCGGAGACGCGGTCGGACATCGTGTTGACGGCCTCGGTGAGATCGCGCCAGCTTCCCGACATGCCGCGCAGGTTGGCCCGGCCGCCCAGCTTGCCCTCGGTGCCGAGGTCGCGGGTGACCCGCGTCACCTCGGAGGTGAACAGGGAGAGCTGGTCGACCATGCCGTTGATGGCCTTGCCCAGGCGGCGTACCTCGCCCCGGGCCGCGCGGTCCACGTCGATCCGGCGGGACAGGTCGCCCTTGGCCACCGCGTCGATGACGTCGGCGGCGCCGCTGACCGGCGTCACGATGGCATCGATGAGCTCGTTGACCGAGCCCACGCTCTCCGCCCACGCGCCGACGCCCGGCCCGGGGCTCAGCCGTTCGGTGAAACGGCCCTCCTTGACGATCTCGCGGCGGACCCGGGCGAGCTCGTTGGCGAGGTGTTCGCGCCGGTCGGCCACCTCGTTGAGCAGCAGCCGGATCTCGCTGAGGATGCCCGGCGGGGCGTGGGAGACGCGACGGCGGAAGTCGCCGTCACGCCATGTGATGAGCGTTTCCAGGAACGGCACGAGATCGGATTCGCGGTAGACCCGTTCGGTCCCGGCCAGCTCGGCGTTGGCGGGCGACATTTAGCCTCCTTTACCCCGACGGGGCTGACGCGACCAAGGCGTTCGGCCTGATACGGCCTGTCCAGCCGCGGACTCCATGCCAGTCTGTCACGTTCCGTGGGGTGCGGGGCCCCTTGCTTGACCCGAAGTCAGCAGGAAGTGTGGTAAGCACAATGGTGGTGGCGACTACCCCTCGAGCCGTCCTCGCGGCGTCCTTCACGCCGGGCGAGACGGCCGTACCCGAAGTAAAGCGGTTCACGCGCGAGGTGATGACCGCGTGGGCCGCGATGTCCGTGTATCCCCAAGCCGAGCGCCTGGTGGGCGAACTGGTCGCGGACGCCGTCGGCGCGCCCTTCGAGGTCGTGTGGCTCCACCACGGCGAGTCCGTCCAGATAGAGGTGCGGGAGAAGGCGGACGGCCACGACTTCGGGCCGCCGGCCGACGCGATCACGTGGGGCGTCACCTTCACCTCGTCGTTGCGCACCCGCTGGGCCCGCCTGGAGCTGCCGGGCGGGGAGCCGGTGCAGAGCGACGAGTGGCTGCTGGAGGCCGCGCACGGCCCCGGCTGGCTGGGCTTCCTCGCCGACGCGAGCGACCTGCTCGCGGGCACGCTCAACCCGGACATGGTCCCGGCGATCATCGCCCAGATCGTGGTGCCCCGCCTGGCGAGCTGGTGCGCCGTCTACACCGACCAGGACGGGATGGGGGAGCTGCGGCCCGCCTACCTCTGGCACGCGGACGAGACCCAGATCGACCCCATGCGCGACGAGCTGGAGGAGATCGCGCTGCCGGGCGACGACGACCCCGCCGTGCTGCCGATGAGCGACTGGCAGGCGCTCGCCTACCCGCTGACCGCCCGGGGGCGGCGGCTCGGCGTGATGTGCCTCGGCCGGCGCGACCGCTTCCCCGACGAGGCCATGCAGATCGCCGAGGACCTCAGCAGGCGCGCGGCGCTCGCGCTCGACAACGCCCGCCTGTACGCGCAGCAGGCGGCGGCCAACCGGGCGCTGCAGCGCAGTCTCCTGCCGCCCGACGAGCCCACGACCCCCGGGCTCGACTTCCACGTCATCTACGAGCCGGCCGGGGAGAACAACGAGGTCGGCGGGGACTTCTACGACCTGTTCCCGATCGCCGACGGGGTCTGGCGCTTCGCGATCGGCGACGTCTGCGGCACCGGACCCGAGGCCGCCGCGGTCACCGGCCTGGCCCGGCACACGCTGCGGCTGCTGGCCCGCGAGGGGTACGGCGTGGCCGCCGTCGTGGGCCGGCTCAACCAGGCCATCCTGGAGGAGGGGGAGCGCGCCCGCTTCCTGACGCTGCTGCACGGGCAGATCACGGTCGTGCCGGAGGGCCTCGACATCCGCCTCGTCTCGGCCGGGCATCCGGAGGCCCTGCGGCTGCGGCCGAACGGCATCGTGGAGGTCGTCGCCTCGCCGCAGTCGTTGCTCGGGGTGTTCCCCGAGGCGAAGTTCCAGGAGGACAACCTGCGGCTCACCCCCGGCGACGTGCTGCTGGGCGTGACCGACGGGGTGACCGAGCGGCGCGCGGGCGATCGGCTGCTCGACGACGACGGCGGCCTCGCCAAGCTGCTGGCGGAGTGCGTCGATCTGTCCGCCCGCGCGGTGGCCGAGCGCATCCGCCGCGCCGTACAGGACTTCGCGCCCGAGCCGAGCGCCGACGACCTGGCCATCCTCGTCCTGCGCGCGCCCTAGCCGGAGGGTTTTCTTCCGGCGCGCGGCTGCCGCCCCGCCGAAGACGGAGGTTCCTTCCGGCGCGGTGACCGGCCGGCAGAGGTTCGCGGGACAGCCGCTAGGAACGGCCCAGGGTGCGGACGGCGAAGTCGATCGACGCGGCCATCTGGTGCACCCGCTCCTCCACCATCGACGTGCCCGGCCCGGCGCCGCACCGGTGGACGCACGCCTCCCTGCCGTGGTCCGCCAGGGCCCGCACGTAGCGTTCGACCTGCCGCGCCGGGCCGCGCGGGTCGTTCGCGCCCGTGAGGATCAGCAGCGGCGCCTGCACCATGTCGGCGTAGGTGATCGGGGAGGACGCGGCGTATCGCTCGGGCACCTCGGCCGGGGAGCCGCCCAGCAGCGCCCGGTGGGCCGCGCGCAGGCATTCGGCCTCGTCCTCGTACGCCGCCGCGTGGTCGGCGATCGGCATGGCGGCGATCCCCGCCGCCCACGACTTCGGCTGGGTGCCGAGCGCCAGCAGGGTCAGGTAACCGCCCCACGCCCGGCCGGCGAGCACGAGACGGTCGGGGTCGGCGATGCCGCGCTCCACCGCCCACTCGCGTACCGCCGCCACGTCGGCCAGCTCGATGTGGCCGATGTCGCCGCGCAGGGCATCGCGCCAGGCCGAGCCGTACCCGGCCGAACCCCGGTGGTTCACCCTGATCACCGCGAAGCCGCTGTCGACCCATGCCGCGA
This region includes:
- a CDS encoding PP2C family protein-serine/threonine phosphatase, which produces MVVATTPRAVLAASFTPGETAVPEVKRFTREVMTAWAAMSVYPQAERLVGELVADAVGAPFEVVWLHHGESVQIEVREKADGHDFGPPADAITWGVTFTSSLRTRWARLELPGGEPVQSDEWLLEAAHGPGWLGFLADASDLLAGTLNPDMVPAIIAQIVVPRLASWCAVYTDQDGMGELRPAYLWHADETQIDPMRDELEEIALPGDDDPAVLPMSDWQALAYPLTARGRRLGVMCLGRRDRFPDEAMQIAEDLSRRAALALDNARLYAQQAAANRALQRSLLPPDEPTTPGLDFHVIYEPAGENNEVGGDFYDLFPIADGVWRFAIGDVCGTGPEAAAVTGLARHTLRLLAREGYGVAAVVGRLNQAILEEGERARFLTLLHGQITVVPEGLDIRLVSAGHPEALRLRPNGIVEVVASPQSLLGVFPEAKFQEDNLRLTPGDVLLGVTDGVTERRAGDRLLDDDGGLAKLLAECVDLSARAVAERIRRAVQDFAPEPSADDLAILVLRAP